DNA from Flavobacterium aestivum:
ATTTGCATGAGCATTATGCTTTCAATGAAAAGAATTCTGCAATGCCAGTTTCATTTGATAGAATTTTGGATTCAAGACAATTTGGTGGTACTATATATAAAGAAGAAAATGTATATGGTGACCGTTTGATTACTGAGTATATTAATGAAAATGCATTGAACCAGTTGATCGAATCAGATAGAATAAAAACTAAAATTCGTGATTTCGAACACGATATGTGGAATTATTAATTCCTAACAAGATAGTTATAAAAAACTCTTACTTTATAGTAAGAGTTTTTTTGTTTAATTGATAGTTTTCAATTTTGTAATGATGTTTTTCTTATGCTCTAATTTTTTATGTTATGATTGATTATATTATTGTTGGCTGTGGTTTAGCTGGTATTTCTTTTTCTGAAGTCGCTTTGTCTAATAATAAAAGCATAGTTGTTTTTGATAACGACTCTCAGAACTCTTCTAGAATTGCGGGAGGCTTATATAATCCTGTTATCTTGAAAAGATTTAGCGAAGTTTGGCAAGCACAGGGACAATTGGTTTTAATGAATGATTTTTATTTGAATCTTAATAAAAAAATCGATTCAAAGTTTAATTTCAAAATGCCTATTTTGAGAAAATTCTTTTCTGTTGAAGAGCAGAATAATTGGTTTTCGGCTTCAGACAAGGTCAACTTGGCTCCTTTTTTATCAAATAATTTGGTTTATAGAAAGTTCAAAGGTATTGATTCTCCATACGGTTATGGTGAAGTGTTACAGACAGGATATGTTGATACAGCTTTACTGTTGGCAAAGTATAAAGAGTATCTTTTGTCTCTCGGGCTATTGCGTAATGAAGGGTTTGATTATGATGCTTTAGTTTTTGAAGAGGATGGTGTTTGTTATAATGATTTAAAAGCGAAGCATATTGTTTTTGCTGAAGGCTTTGGAATGCATTCTAATCCCTTCTTTAATGATTTGCCTTTGGATGGTACAAAAGGGGAGCTTTTTATCATAAAAGCGCCTGAATTAGAAATTGACTGTGTAGTAAATACAAGTGTGTTTATTTTGCCGTTAGGGAATGATTTGTTTAAAGTTGGAGCAACTTATAATTGGAAAGACAAAACAGATTTACCAACTGAAGAGGGCAAAAAGGAATTAATAGAAAGGATAAAGGAAATCATTTTATGTGATTTTGAAATAGTAGAACATTTTGCTGGAGTTCGTCCTACGGTTCGCGATAGAAGACCATTAGTAGGGACACATACAGAATATAGAAGAGTTCATATCCTAAACGGATTGGGAACTCGAGGAGTTATGTTAGGACCAGCAATGGCCAAAGAATTGTTCGATAATATTGAAAATGAAATTCTACTAAATAGCGAAATAGATATTCAGAGATTTACCAAAAAAGCTAAAAGAAAACTGTAATTATATTTTAGTTTTCGGGTCGTAGGATACAAACATGTTGATGTAAATGTTTCGTGACCATCTGAGCACAATTGGAAATAATACAATTAGAGTGGCAATGATGGCAATAAAAGATGTTTGTATGCTAGAATTGAAGATTAGATATGAAACGATAAAAGTAGCAATTCCTATTCCAACATTCAGTCCGTAGCTAACATACATAGCACCATAAAAGAAGGAAGGTTCAATTTGATATTTAAGACCACAATGACTGCAACATTCATTCATCTTAAGAACTGATCCTAAATGTAAAGGGTTTTTGTCTGTATACATACTCTCATTCATGCATTTTGGACAAGTTCCTGTTAAAATGCTATATAATTTGGATCCTTTTTTTAACATTTGCAAAAAATTTAATTTTCTATGTTCAGAAAAGACAAATTTACTAATTCATATAGGAATAAAATAATAATACATGCTTAATATACACAATTTATCGGTTTCGTTTGGTGGCTCTTATTTGTTTGAAGAAGTTACCTTTCGTTTGGGTGCAGGAGACCGTGTAGGTCTCGTAGGAAAGAATGGAGCTGGAAAATCGACAATGCTTAAAATTTTGGCTAGGGATTTTGCTCCAGATTCTGGAGTTATCTCTCAAGAGAAAGAAGTTCGTATGGGGTTTCTTCGTCAGGATATTGATTTTGAACAAGGAAGAACAGTTCTTGAAGAAGCTTATGAAGCTTTTACTGAAATTAAAATAGTTGAAAAAAAATTAGCGGAAATAAATCATCAACTGGTTACTCGTACAGATTATGAAAGTGAAGAGTACAGTCAGATTATAGAAGACTTATCAGATTACACCCATCGTTTTGAACTTTTAGGAGGTTATAATTATGTGGGTGATACAGAGAAAATTCTTTTGGGTCTTGGTTTTAAAAGAGAAGTTTTTGACAATCAAACTGAAACATTTTCGGGGGGTTGGAGAATGCGTATTGAATTAGCCAAATTATTGTTGCAGTCTAATGACGTTTTGTTGCTAGATGAGCCTACCAACCACTTGGATATTGAAAGTATCATTTGGTTAGAAAGTTTTTTGCGTAATTATCCTGGAGTTGTAGTTATTGTTTCGCACGATAAAATGTTTTTGGATAATGTGACTAACAGAACCATTGAAATATCTCTAGGGAAAGCATATGATTTTAATAAGCCTTATTCTCAATACCTAGAATTACGTCATGAGATTAGAGAGAAACAATTGGCTACTCAAAAGAATCAAGCCAAAAAGATTGAAGAAACGGAAAAACTAATCGAAAAATTTCGTGCAAAAGCTTCAAAAGCTTCAATGGCACAATCTTTAATCAAGAAGTTAGATAAAGTAGAACGTATTGAAGTAGATGAAGATGATAACTCGGTAATGAATATTTCTTTTCCAGTTTCTAAAGAGCCTGGTAGAGTAGTGGTAGAGGCTGAAAATGTTACTAAAAGCTATGGAGATAAAGTTATCTTAAAAGATATCAATTTATTGGTAGAACGCGGAAGTAAAATTGCATTTGTTGGCCAAAATGGTCAAGGAAAATCAACTTTTATTAAAGCAATAGTTGATGAATTCGAATATCAAGGGACTATTAAATTAGGGCATAATGTGCAGTTGGGCTATTTTGCCCAAAATCAAGCCGAATATTTAGATGGTGAAATTACATTATTGCAAACTATGGAAGATGCAGCTACAGATACTAATCGTATGAAAGTGCGTGATATGCTGGGGTCTTTCTTGTTTCGAGGTGATGATGTAGAGAAAAAGGTAAAAGTGCTTTCTGGAGGAGAAAGAAATCGTTTAGCACTTTGTAAATTATTGCTACAGCCCATAAATGTTTTGTTAATGGATGAGCCTACTAATCACTTGGATATTAAATCTAAGAATGTTTTGAAAGCTGCTTTGCAAAAATTTGAAGGAACATTGCTTTTGGTTTCGCATGATAGAGATTTCTTGCAAGGGATGTCTAATATAGTTTATGAGTTTAAGGATCAAAAAATAAAAGAATACTTAGGCGATATCAATTATTTCTTAGAGCAACGCAATTTGGAAAATATGCGTGAAGTCGAGAAAAAAGATGCAGTTAAGAGTGCTGCACCAAAAGAAAGTAATAAAGCTTCCTATGAAGAACAGAAAAAAGGAAAAGCTCTACAAAATAGGCTGAGTAAAGTTGAGAGTCAAATTAAACAATTAGAAAAGGATATTCAACAAGATGATAAAATGTTAGCTTCAAATTATGATAAACATATCGAGGATGCTAAATTTTTCATCGCCTATAATAAGAAAAAGGAAGAATTAGACCAACTCCTTTTGGACTGGGAAATTGTTCAGGAAGAAATAGATAATTTGCAATAATCAGTTTGCAGCGTATAAATTTCAGTATTTATAAGAAAGAGTGATTGTCAAATGATAATTGCTCTTTTTTGCTTGTATAGGTTAATATAATGCTTCTAGAATGGTTTGAATTACTCTTTAAATGGATTTCTTTCCTTCCAATCTACTGTGGGTTCCAAGTAAGGGAAAATTCTATAAACTTGTTTGTTTATATAGGGGTTGCTATGTTCCATAAAACCAAACATTTCAACTGGTTTAGCGCCTACTGAGCTTTTGATTTCTAAGGCAGTTCTGGAAAAGATGATTTCTTTAAACTCTTTTTTGATCGAATAGGCAATCATATCATAAAGCATATTTAGATAAAGCATCTTTTCTCGCTGTATGCTGTCATCATAACCCAAGAAATAGGTATCCATTGATTTTCCGTTTTTGATCAAAGTGTTGAATCCGATTAATTTGGTGTCTAAGAAGTAACCATAGAACAGAAAATTGTCTTTTAAGGTTTCTTTGCAAACCCGAAAATGGTTTTTGGCTAAGAAGAATGTGTTGAAAGGGGCATTTCTGGCAACATGGGCATATAGGTCATAGATAGTTTCTTCGTATGCAATTATTTCTTCTAAATGCAATTTTCTTTTTTCTATACCGATTGCTTTTTTTCTGGCTCTCTTATACTGGTCCCTGTATTTCTTAGATAAAGAATCTATGTAATCTTGTTCTGTTTTCCAGTGGGCTGGAATACTAAAAGTCATATTGGGTTGAATGCAATACTTATAATTAGTCTTAAATTCATCTATTTTAAAGTTGTTTAGAGAACCGTGATGAAAATCTTTAAAAGTGGTAATATGTACTTTTTTACCGATGGATTTAAATTTATATTTTAGGTTTTCGGCTACTTTCTTTAATGTTCTTATTGCTTTAACAGGATCTGCTTTTTCTGAAAGGACATATGCGTTTTGACCAGTGAGCATATTGTTACCAATGAGTAAAACATGAGAGGAGAATTTTTTTAAAATTAATTTTCGAATATGCGCTTTAATACATTGATCTCTATCTCCAAAAGATTCTAATTTGTTTAAATCCAAAAATTGAGAAACTGCAATACCAACTAAATCTTGTTTTTCAAAAAGCCCAATAAAATGACAAGTCATGTTAAGAGGGGCAGATTTTTCTAAAATTTCGAGATATTCTTTGGATAAAAAAATATTTTTACTGCCTAAATCATTCCAGTTTTGAGGAAGTTGATCTGTATGATTGTAGATTTCGTATGAATAAGTTGTTTCCAATTTGGGCTTTTATGTTTCATCAAAAATAACTAATAAAGTTAATTTTTCATTGAATAGTTTAAAATTATCTAACTTTATAGAAAAAGATAAAATTATGACAACCTATAACGAAAATTCAGCAGCAGCATTATTGCAAAATTTGAAAGATTGGCAGTATAAAGAAGATGGAATAGAAAAGGGTTTTAAATTTAAAGATTTTACAGAAGCCCTTGGTTTTATTGTTAAAGTAGGAGTGTTGGCAGAAAAAATGAATCACCATCCTGAATTATTCAACGTGTATAATAAAGTGAATATTAGGTTGACCACACATGACTCAGGAGGAGTGACCGATAAAGATTTTGAATTGGCACAAAAAATTGAAAATGTATTATAAAAAAGCCTTGTTTCTGTACTCAATGAAACAAGGCTTTTTTTGGTGTTATGGTTTTGTCCTAAAGCCAACCACAAATTATTGATCCTATTATGGCTAAAGTGATTATCCAATACCCAGAATGAATAAAAATATATTTCCATGATTTTCTTTCGAATAATCCATTTATGGCAATAATTGGGAATGCAAAGAATATACCGGAAAGTAATCCGTGCAAAGCACCGTGTTTGTAAGTTCTAAAAGCTGTTCCGTAGTCATTCATAAATGCTTTGAAGGAAGGAAGAGCTTCATTTATTTTTGGATAGCCACCAATCATACTTACAGCGCCTGATTGATGAATTGATAAGGCCATTTCTACCGTTACAATAAAAAGTGAGAAGATGTAGGTCAAGCCAAATATCTTAGCCATGTTACCTTTTGAAAGTTCTTCTTCAGTGAGTCCCGCTTCTTTCATCCAAGCAGTTCCAAAAACTTTTGGATGATACCAAATAAATCCTACTACTAATGTGCTTAAAGCAGCTACAAAAATTGCAATCCAATTCATTTCCATAATTAAGGTTTTTAGGTTATAGTATCAAATATAGTTATTTTTTTACACAAAGAATTGTAAGGGGTATGTTATTTTGTGTAGGAAATGTTGAATTAATTAAAAAATAAGGTGTAAATTAGCGGTAATTATGGTATTATGGCGAT
Protein-coding regions in this window:
- a CDS encoding NAD(P)/FAD-dependent oxidoreductase, which gives rise to MIDYIIVGCGLAGISFSEVALSNNKSIVVFDNDSQNSSRIAGGLYNPVILKRFSEVWQAQGQLVLMNDFYLNLNKKIDSKFNFKMPILRKFFSVEEQNNWFSASDKVNLAPFLSNNLVYRKFKGIDSPYGYGEVLQTGYVDTALLLAKYKEYLLSLGLLRNEGFDYDALVFEEDGVCYNDLKAKHIVFAEGFGMHSNPFFNDLPLDGTKGELFIIKAPELEIDCVVNTSVFILPLGNDLFKVGATYNWKDKTDLPTEEGKKELIERIKEIILCDFEIVEHFAGVRPTVRDRRPLVGTHTEYRRVHILNGLGTRGVMLGPAMAKELFDNIENEILLNSEIDIQRFTKKAKRKL
- a CDS encoding DUF983 domain-containing protein encodes the protein MLKKGSKLYSILTGTCPKCMNESMYTDKNPLHLGSVLKMNECCSHCGLKYQIEPSFFYGAMYVSYGLNVGIGIATFIVSYLIFNSSIQTSFIAIIATLIVLFPIVLRWSRNIYINMFVSYDPKTKI
- the abc-f gene encoding ribosomal protection-like ABC-F family protein, whose product is MLNIHNLSVSFGGSYLFEEVTFRLGAGDRVGLVGKNGAGKSTMLKILARDFAPDSGVISQEKEVRMGFLRQDIDFEQGRTVLEEAYEAFTEIKIVEKKLAEINHQLVTRTDYESEEYSQIIEDLSDYTHRFELLGGYNYVGDTEKILLGLGFKREVFDNQTETFSGGWRMRIELAKLLLQSNDVLLLDEPTNHLDIESIIWLESFLRNYPGVVVIVSHDKMFLDNVTNRTIEISLGKAYDFNKPYSQYLELRHEIREKQLATQKNQAKKIEETEKLIEKFRAKASKASMAQSLIKKLDKVERIEVDEDDNSVMNISFPVSKEPGRVVVEAENVTKSYGDKVILKDINLLVERGSKIAFVGQNGQGKSTFIKAIVDEFEYQGTIKLGHNVQLGYFAQNQAEYLDGEITLLQTMEDAATDTNRMKVRDMLGSFLFRGDDVEKKVKVLSGGERNRLALCKLLLQPINVLLMDEPTNHLDIKSKNVLKAALQKFEGTLLLVSHDRDFLQGMSNIVYEFKDQKIKEYLGDINYFLEQRNLENMREVEKKDAVKSAAPKESNKASYEEQKKGKALQNRLSKVESQIKQLEKDIQQDDKMLASNYDKHIEDAKFFIAYNKKKEELDQLLLDWEIVQEEIDNLQ
- a CDS encoding 8-amino-7-oxononanoate synthase, whose amino-acid sequence is METTYSYEIYNHTDQLPQNWNDLGSKNIFLSKEYLEILEKSAPLNMTCHFIGLFEKQDLVGIAVSQFLDLNKLESFGDRDQCIKAHIRKLILKKFSSHVLLIGNNMLTGQNAYVLSEKADPVKAIRTLKKVAENLKYKFKSIGKKVHITTFKDFHHGSLNNFKIDEFKTNYKYCIQPNMTFSIPAHWKTEQDYIDSLSKKYRDQYKRARKKAIGIEKRKLHLEEIIAYEETIYDLYAHVARNAPFNTFFLAKNHFRVCKETLKDNFLFYGYFLDTKLIGFNTLIKNGKSMDTYFLGYDDSIQREKMLYLNMLYDMIAYSIKKEFKEIIFSRTALEIKSSVGAKPVEMFGFMEHSNPYINKQVYRIFPYLEPTVDWKERNPFKE
- a CDS encoding 4a-hydroxytetrahydrobiopterin dehydratase; protein product: MTTYNENSAAALLQNLKDWQYKEDGIEKGFKFKDFTEALGFIVKVGVLAEKMNHHPELFNVYNKVNIRLTTHDSGGVTDKDFELAQKIENVL
- a CDS encoding DUF1761 domain-containing protein, whose amino-acid sequence is MEMNWIAIFVAALSTLVVGFIWYHPKVFGTAWMKEAGLTEEELSKGNMAKIFGLTYIFSLFIVTVEMALSIHQSGAVSMIGGYPKINEALPSFKAFMNDYGTAFRTYKHGALHGLLSGIFFAFPIIAINGLFERKSWKYIFIHSGYWIITLAIIGSIICGWL